A window of the Lolium perenne isolate Kyuss_39 chromosome 7, Kyuss_2.0, whole genome shotgun sequence genome harbors these coding sequences:
- the LOC127316869 gene encoding thylakoid lumenal 19 kDa protein, chloroplastic, producing MTMLASLFSPSPLLTTTASTSSSAATSQQPPSAPQSVNVRLPAPRPFATTLAAAAAAGLLLLSPATPLHAEAEFKTYYGTAASAANYGGYGGNASKKDAAEYVYDVPEGWKERLVSKVEKGTNGTDSEFFNPRKRSEREYLTFLSGFRKLAPVGAVLDNLALSDVGLQDQISSADGVTSTERKDEDGQVYYEYEVAGAGAHSLISVTCARNKLYAHFVTAPNPEWGRDEAVLRRLHQSFKTVDFSGQD from the coding sequence ATGACCATGCTCGCCTCGCTCTTCTCCCCTTCCCCTCTCCTCACCAccaccgcctccacctcctcgtcgGCTGCCACCTCCCAGCAGCCACCGTCGGCGCCGCAGTCTGTAAATGTGAGGCTCCCGGCGCCCAGGCCGTTCGCCACCACGCTGGCCGCGGCGGCCGCGGCCGGCCTCCTCCTGTTGTCTCCCGCGACGCCATTGCACGCAGAGGCGGAGTTCAAGACCTACTACGGCACGGCGGCGAGCGCGGCGAACTACGGCGGGTACGGCGGGAACGCGAGCAAGAAGGACGCGGCGGAGTACGTGTACGACGTCCCCGAGGGGTGGAAGGAGCGGCTGGTGTCCAAGGTGGAGAAGGGCACCAACGGCACCGACAGCGAGTTCTTCAACCCGCGCAAGCGCTCCGAGCGGGAGTACCTCACCTTCCTCTCCGGCTTCCGCAAGCTGGCGCCCGTCGGCGCCGTGCTCGACAACCTCGCCCTCTCCGACGTCGGGCTGCAGGACCAGATCTCGTCGGCGGACGGCGTGACGTCGACGGAGCGTAAAGACGAGGACGGGCAGGTGTACTACGAGTACGAGGTGGCCGGCGCCGGCGCGCACAGCCTCATCTCCGTCACGTGCGCCCGGAACAAGCTGTACGCGCACTTCGTCACCGCGCCCAACCCCGAGTGGGGGCGCGACGAGGCCGTGCTCCGCCGCCTGCACCAGTCGTTCAAGACCGTCGACTTCAGCGGCCAAGATTGA